A section of the Thermotoga sp. genome encodes:
- a CDS encoding biotin/lipoate A/B protein ligase family protein: MIEKDVFPGPLNMAIDGLMAEWAWFKKSPFLRLYGWKRPTVSLGRFQKEDGLRIPEGVDLVRRPSGGRAVLHRMEITYCLAVPKESPFGELSVLEFHRLVHATIREALREVDVPAELSNGKRGNTAFCFDASSKYEVVVDGMKIVGSAQFRTKTAIVEHGSIILKQDSELLREIFGESVPSVKGLLELYDVDVKFLEKMVVKSFERVFGPSVRIRLSDDMLKEAKKHSRFFDLRRR; this comes from the coding sequence GTGATCGAAAAGGATGTCTTTCCTGGTCCCCTGAACATGGCCATAGACGGTCTGATGGCGGAGTGGGCATGGTTTAAGAAAAGCCCCTTCCTCAGGCTCTATGGATGGAAAAGACCCACGGTCTCTCTGGGACGATTTCAAAAAGAAGATGGTTTGAGAATACCAGAGGGTGTGGATCTTGTGAGGAGACCATCAGGTGGTCGAGCGGTGCTTCATCGCATGGAGATCACTTACTGTCTTGCAGTTCCAAAAGAGAGTCCGTTCGGAGAACTGTCTGTTCTCGAGTTTCACAGGCTGGTCCATGCTACGATAAGGGAAGCACTTCGTGAGGTGGACGTTCCCGCTGAACTTTCCAATGGAAAGCGTGGGAACACCGCATTTTGTTTTGATGCATCTTCGAAATACGAGGTCGTGGTTGACGGAATGAAGATCGTGGGAAGTGCTCAGTTCAGAACAAAAACAGCAATCGTTGAACACGGTTCGATCATCCTGAAACAGGACAGCGAACTTTTAAGAGAGATCTTTGGAGAAAGTGTTCCTTCCGTGAAGGGACTTCTGGAGTTGTACGATGTGGATGTAAAGTTTCTGGAAAAAATGGTAGTGAAGAGCTTCGAAAGGGTGTTCGGCCCTTCTGTTCGAATACGTCTGAGCGATGATATGCTGAAAGAGGCGAAAAAACATTCCAGGTTCTTCGATCTGAGGAGGAGATAG
- a CDS encoding S-layer homology domain-containing protein translates to MLKRIFFAGLVTIALFLMGQTIKDVEPDSPFFDVVKYVVDSGLMELDENGNFRGALLVTRYDVAQYIYRLVTRFELEKFREKFPLLDELDIVKAATIALDERTTKLEEDYKSLDSKIENVISKVTAAASDLSKLGTKIDSLEDAYKNLSLAFASFKQETGGFDTEILRRIDTVEKKLQELEQVSKEHSSRLDLVENNLKSAETKLSNLEETVTRLGTETRDLLAWKEDAGGDILLLKGKVESLTEQLGVTTKSVESLSSELAKLKSELSQSLSNISSRTSSLEAKLSSLESRISQVSEKALDLGSEIATIEKDLEVLSSRTSNLEKAQSEYQIVESRLEREVQALKQQIVDLADKLESVSSDVEALSQKLAEEEKKAQEIPINTNLLMIIGVGMLALMLGVLLIAR, encoded by the coding sequence GTGTTGAAACGGATTTTCTTCGCTGGATTGGTGACTATCGCCCTTTTTCTGATGGGTCAGACCATAAAAGATGTAGAGCCCGACTCACCGTTTTTCGACGTTGTGAAATACGTTGTGGATTCGGGACTCATGGAACTGGATGAAAACGGGAACTTCCGAGGGGCCCTTTTGGTCACAAGATACGATGTGGCCCAGTACATATACAGACTCGTGACAAGGTTCGAACTGGAGAAATTCAGAGAAAAATTCCCCCTTCTCGATGAACTCGATATCGTCAAGGCAGCCACTATCGCCCTGGACGAGAGGACAACGAAACTGGAAGAAGATTACAAATCACTGGACTCCAAGATCGAAAATGTGATATCGAAAGTGACCGCTGCAGCAAGCGATCTCTCCAAACTAGGGACGAAGATTGATTCTCTCGAGGACGCCTACAAGAACCTTTCTCTCGCTTTCGCCAGTTTCAAGCAGGAAACAGGTGGTTTTGACACGGAGATATTGAGAAGGATAGACACCGTCGAAAAAAAACTGCAGGAGTTGGAGCAGGTTTCCAAAGAACATTCTTCCAGACTGGATCTTGTAGAGAACAACTTGAAAAGCGCAGAGACAAAGCTCTCGAATCTGGAGGAGACGGTTACGAGGCTCGGTACCGAGACGCGGGACCTTCTTGCATGGAAGGAGGACGCGGGTGGGGACATTCTCCTTCTGAAGGGAAAGGTGGAAAGTCTCACAGAACAACTGGGTGTAACTACAAAGAGCGTGGAATCACTCTCTTCCGAACTGGCAAAATTAAAGAGTGAACTGTCTCAAAGTCTCTCGAATATTTCAAGCAGAACATCCAGTCTGGAGGCGAAACTATCCAGTCTGGAGAGCAGAATCTCTCAGGTTTCTGAAAAAGCGCTCGACCTTGGAAGCGAAATAGCGACTATTGAGAAGGATCTGGAGGTGCTATCTTCCCGCACCTCGAATCTGGAGAAAGCCCAATCCGAGTATCAAATTGTTGAGTCCCGTCTGGAAAGAGAGGTGCAAGCTCTCAAACAACAGATTGTCGATCTTGCAGACAAACTGGAGAGTGTCTCGTCCGATGTAGAGGCGCTGTCTCAAAAACTTGCGGAAGAGGAGAAAAAAGCTCAGGAGATACCGATCAATACGAACCTGTTGATGATAATCGGTGTGGGAATGCTTGCACTCATGCTGGGTGTTCTCCTGATAGCAAGGTGA
- the rsmI gene encoding 16S rRNA (cytidine(1402)-2'-O)-methyltransferase, protein MGKLIVVGTPIGNLEDITIRALKTLRNVDLILAEDTRRTVILLNKYRIKKPLLSFNEKNSKRRIKEVLPLLKEGKTVALVSDAGMPVISDPGHNLIEECWKNGVEVDVVPGASALTSAVAVSGFPGSKFIFEGFLPRGKNRRRLLRTLKEERRPVVFFESPERLISTLKDILEILGDREIFIAREMTKMHQEFFRGKVSEAIKHFEKKKTLGEITVILSGKR, encoded by the coding sequence TTGGGAAAACTCATCGTCGTGGGAACCCCCATAGGGAATCTCGAAGATATCACCATCAGGGCTTTGAAAACCCTCAGAAACGTGGATCTAATACTCGCAGAGGACACTAGAAGAACTGTGATACTCTTGAATAAATACCGGATCAAAAAACCTCTTCTCTCTTTCAACGAAAAAAACTCCAAGAGGAGAATAAAAGAAGTTCTTCCGCTTTTGAAAGAAGGAAAGACCGTGGCACTGGTGAGCGATGCGGGAATGCCGGTGATATCAGATCCCGGGCACAATCTCATAGAGGAATGCTGGAAGAACGGGGTGGAGGTGGATGTGGTACCGGGGGCCAGTGCTTTAACCAGCGCAGTTGCCGTGAGTGGTTTTCCCGGGTCCAAGTTCATCTTTGAAGGTTTCCTCCCCCGGGGCAAGAACCGAAGAAGACTCCTCAGAACGTTGAAGGAGGAGAGAAGACCAGTCGTCTTTTTTGAGTCACCGGAAAGACTCATCTCCACGTTGAAGGACATCTTGGAGATACTGGGAGACCGGGAGATATTCATCGCCAGGGAGATGACCAAGATGCACCAGGAGTTCTTCAGAGGAAAGGTCAGCGAAGCGATCAAACACTTCGAAAAGAAAAAAACGCTCGGTGAAATCACGGTGATACTTTCGGGAAAGAGGTGA
- a CDS encoding MarR family transcriptional regulator, whose protein sequence is MKQSFERVLREICFMVKVEGRKVLKDFGITPAQFDILQKIYFEGPKRPGELSLLLGVAKSTVSGLVKRLEADGYLVRTPDTTDRRAYLLDLTGKGEKVIEKVIERRENFIEKITSEFGRKKAESILKLLKELKAVMEKNFSKQ, encoded by the coding sequence ATGAAACAGTCATTCGAGAGGGTGTTGAGGGAGATCTGTTTCATGGTGAAAGTGGAGGGAAGAAAGGTGCTGAAGGATTTTGGGATTACCCCGGCACAATTCGACATCTTGCAGAAGATATACTTCGAGGGACCGAAAAGACCCGGGGAGCTCAGCCTTCTTCTTGGCGTTGCAAAGAGCACCGTGAGTGGCCTTGTTAAAAGACTGGAAGCGGACGGCTACCTTGTGAGAACACCGGATACCACGGACAGAAGGGCTTACCTTCTGGACTTAACCGGGAAAGGAGAAAAAGTCATAGAAAAGGTCATAGAAAGAAGGGAAAATTTCATAGAAAAGATCACGAGTGAATTTGGACGGAAAAAAGCTGAAAGTATCTTGAAACTCCTCAAAGAGTTGAAAGCCGTCATGGAGAAGAATTTTTCCAAACAATAA
- a CDS encoding patatin-like phospholipase family protein, which yields MVRGIALAAGGVKGAAHLALLEKTGDVFDVVTGSSIGSIVGALYALHGDPHAVREITFSIMKKHLHSLKKTENEGTWKGMFQRSLFRADLLFSILKEMFGRKRFSDCKKKLGVVVFDTENMESLLVTEGFLIDAVVASSSVPGYFEPIWLGGNPALDGGVLSPTPVSQARELGADFVVASSFSRKRDKGFKNHFEMFFVMDRWKEIILEHEELSRADFVVVHNVNESWSEFERYYEIYKKALEDLKGVRWPW from the coding sequence ATGGTTAGGGGAATAGCACTCGCCGCTGGAGGGGTCAAAGGGGCTGCTCATCTTGCGCTCCTTGAGAAAACAGGGGACGTCTTTGACGTGGTGACAGGATCCTCCATAGGTTCGATCGTTGGTGCCCTGTACGCACTGCACGGAGATCCTCACGCGGTGAGGGAGATCACCTTTTCCATCATGAAAAAACACCTTCATAGCTTGAAAAAAACAGAGAATGAAGGCACCTGGAAGGGTATGTTCCAGCGCTCACTTTTCAGGGCGGACCTTCTGTTTTCTATTCTCAAGGAGATGTTTGGTAGAAAGAGATTCTCCGACTGCAAGAAGAAACTGGGTGTTGTGGTCTTCGACACGGAGAATATGGAGTCTCTTCTGGTGACTGAAGGATTTCTCATAGACGCGGTTGTCGCCAGCAGTTCTGTTCCGGGTTATTTCGAACCGATCTGGCTGGGAGGGAATCCCGCTCTGGACGGTGGGGTGCTCTCTCCGACTCCCGTGTCACAGGCCAGAGAATTGGGAGCAGATTTTGTTGTTGCGTCCTCCTTCAGCAGGAAAAGGGATAAGGGTTTCAAGAACCACTTTGAGATGTTCTTTGTGATGGACAGGTGGAAGGAGATCATACTGGAACATGAGGAACTCTCCCGAGCGGATTTCGTGGTGGTACACAATGTGAACGAGTCGTGGAGCGAGTTCGAAAGGTACTACGAAATCTATAAAAAAGCTCTCGAAGATCTGAAAGGAGTGAGATGGCCCTGGTGA